The DNA window aaattttttaaagaaaaatcccAATCTCCATGAAACATTTGGTCGCCGGATGCTCAGGTAGGAGTAGTTGAAATCAAGAAATCCACGAGGGCAAGAagacgccggcggccggccgccgtgtcGCCATTACGGAACAGGAGGGTTCGCGCGGCAGAGCAGACTGGAGGGGAACAGAGGCGAGGGAGGACTGGAGGACGGCGAGGCACGTACGCACGGCACGTACCGATGATGAGGAGCACCTTGGTGCCGCCATGGCCGTATCTCTGGTAGAAAATCCGCacgtcgccctcgccgccggccgccgggtCGCCGTGGCTGACCACGCAGTACGgcatcctccgccgcctcaccTACCTCCCTCCCGGGCGCGGCGGTGCAACCAAGGGTTTGGTCCTCCCTTGGTTGCTTCGCCCGCCGATCGGTCGCCAACCAACCGGAACCGGAGAGGCGCGCGGGTAGAGAGAGATTTGGTTATTTGCAGGTGGAGCTTGGTAGCGACGTGGCCGCCTCGATCTCCTGGATGGATGTGGCGCGAAGAGGCGGAGGCCCGCTCGAGGAAGGAGAGACCCGCTCCGCGGCCGGGCGAGCTCTTAAAGTCGTCGTCCAGTCAAACCATGCCGCGTAAAGTTTGACCGGGGTTTGTCTGCCGAGACGGCCCTTTCTCGTTACATGCGAGAAGGCGCGCGCCAACACGTACCACGTTAGAGCACGTTTCTTTCCGACCCATATTCTCTCtttatattctcttttttttcccatatgTATATGCTTACTGAACTATTGCACATTAGATTTTTAaggttttctaaaaaaaactacataaaaatttatatagttaataattaattatttatatgttaattgaCTGCTTTTTCTTTAGCAAATTACTCAGCGAAATGCCGAGGCAGTGCATGACTTCTACAGGTCATAGAGCTTGCAAGGTTAATAAGAAAATAGGAGAATATAAACACACCACGCCACAACGTCGCAGAGAAAGAGGACGAGAGAGGATGCACAACATAAAAATGCTGAATAGATGACTTTACCTATTAAGACCCATACgattattagctgactcttcTCTACCACGTAAGCAAAAATGATGATATGTAATGGAGAGaagtgagagaaaaaaacccattgtcatgcatgacaacaacttagagttgactcttagtatttatttaaggaaattttgttgcatggggtagataaaaaggaaaaatagtaataaaaaatttatgttgtattaataaagaaaccatACATACCtctatttttgtatatatgtttataaaataagttaatgtTGTTGATGTGTATGAGAGAATAGTCAGTCCTGGGCTCTACCTTTAAACATGTCCTTAAGATGTAATTATGATACCCACCGCATATCTATATATGCCTTTATTAGGAATTTAGTTACGTCGACAGATATTATTATTAGGTCTCACTAAAGATTCCCTCGCTAACTCTAGCCTTTTTTTCTACCCTATAGTGCATAAACTGGTGTGACTCATGGCTCATTATCTCATGGAACAAATCCAACGATTCAGAAGTAGCTACATCAATCGAATGACCCAGATCAACTATACATCACTATCGCCATGCATTAGCAAATTCTTTCCATAATAATTAGAaacttcctataaaatataaatatacacacTTTTCATGTATACAGCTCCTATAATTATACTATTGTTGATGCTGGAAATAACAACAATGGTCACACATGTAGGCCTAGGAGTTAATCTTAAACCACTCTAGTGCAGGATCTAATTCTTAGAATCACTGAGCGTGCCGGTCAGTTTAAtcatgtaactgacaagatataacttatggaaaatagttaaccctgaaatcgctatcggccggatagccgataccatCTCaagaccctagccgatgaactagacgatcggcttaATAGGAATTTCAGGATGAACAATgtaaatatgctcaatcggcTGAATCAGGAGCAGGATAAACACCAAACAGACGaaccaaccaattaatctCAAGAGATCGGAgtcaaccgagacagtcttaagattaattagccGATCGAACCAATTTAGCACTTATCGCACGTAAAATCGAATGCCGATAGGAGACTAAATgtgaaatttaatataaattggaATACCAAACCAATTACTAGcgtaaaacaataataattaactcCACATATGCCTATactagatctagaagatcgaacccaaTCAAGACAGTATAGACctaaatataatcatgtgtGAAATCAACTAATCATTGTGGCATGCGAGTAACAGGATGGTAAACCGGCGTAATCTATCGACTTACTTATTAATCCCAGCCGATTGGACAAACCTCTATAAGCAGATCGCATCAAACtcacatagatcagacctaaccgagacagtatgcagtctaacgcaatataattatagaaatatgaagattgATGAGTCTAACAGGTAAATCGACACACTACTcgagataatgctggctagaactccagcgataaaccCTCACAAGCATTCGATCTAATCTGATAATATAAACCCgaccaactagattgatcggaccgaactgAGACATAATTGAGTCGACCAGAATCATATTCGCAGATTAAACAGAAGAACTCGTGAGgatttgatcgagaactatTACTACTTCAAGCTAGAACAGATTAAAGTAATAATAGAACTCGGCCCGCCAATCAACCAAGAAAACGATCGACTTAACCGAGACGGTCCTGTTtcagttgatcgacgggttttgacaaacatgaacttacattgcgaagctgataAACCTCACGCCGAAACCCAAGAACGTCGAAGGTTTTGGCGATGCGCCAAAGTTGATTGATCtgaagatgatttacaatgactcctggcacacatatttataccccgtgtgttaactaacctaaccggataagaatctatTATGAACTAACTTGTAGTGTCCGGActataattaaacataaaaatcctaaacaaattctaagataaagcctaattaatctacacggactcacaactaataccgaatctatctctcTACATcttgggcccaatcggactctactTCCTGTCCGATTCGGACTTTATCGGCTGCATTTGTGCCACTCTCAATCTCCTGCCTCCAACCGATTCGCCcttccttgtccgattcggttTTTTAGTCGTGTTTTAATCCATAACGGTAATTTACCAAAATCTGACGTTAACAACTATATATTGTGTCTATATTCCTATAATTACCAAAAGTGATTGGGTTTTAGAAATTTAGGAGATTAATCACTATACACAAAATTAGATTTCTAAATTTCGTATGATTAAGAtttatgatcaaatttatattttaccttGCCTGGGATTTACAGTGGATTTATGTtagtttgtaataaaaaaacgCTGTTCAATGGAAttgtactttattttatatgaattagaAGATAGATCATAATTGCATTGTATTAAAGATTCATACACACATCTTCAGAGAGATTTCTATTTAGCACATCTTTAATATACACATACCTTAATAGCATGTTGGATGGTATGAATATGTAGTGGTGTTAACAGAGCGGATTCAGACAGATAGTGGTCATACCATATcctaaaccataatttttaaacggATGCCGAGCGGTTGCAGATCTTTTCGGATACGGATTATTGCGGATGTCAGAAATGATGCAGAGTCGATGCGGTGTCGGCTCGAAAACGGATTATTATGACCGGATGTGATATGTACATACAATCAATACATTGCCATTCAATAttggatgaaaaatacttCCGCCATTGATGAGCTTTTGATTGAGTGCTTTATGGGCTAAAAAACTCGGATTATCCACCAAAATGACTATCGGATTATCCGGTAAAAAATCAGATAGTTCGCATCCACCGGTATTAACGATACCACGCCGTATCTGAATCCGTAACTCACTGTCCAAATCCAACACTATATCCACCGGATAGTTACAAACCCTTGCCACATCCTCAATTTAAGCGGATTCGGATTTAATCGGATCGGATATTATTCAATCTGTTAACATCCCTATGAATATGGTCATGAAATTCTTTTGGTTGAAGATGACTatgatagataaaattatgcaaCGTTCATAACATAAActttcttttaattaattaattttcattatCAAATGTCATCATACATTAACACAGTTATGTTTGATATATGCCTTGAATCAAATTAAAGTGTAATTagatttattcaaaaaaataatttaaccaacataaagttaaagttaaatgatgtataaatataaataatatgatacCATAGTATTAGCATGGGTATACTGTTagttaaaaaaagacaaatcgtaactacacaactttttaagagaaaatggTACTACACTACAGGTGTAACTACTGTATCTCCAGCACCGCATCTCTTCAGGCTCGGCAAAAACAGCAAGAAAGGTTgaaatactcccttcattttttttcccttatgatattgttgatttttagatctatagttgactattcgtcttatttaaaaattttatttaaatatacagaactataagtcatacttaaaatttatatgataatgaatcaaattataacaaaataattaatacatatattttttaataaaatgaatggttaaacataaacctaaaaaattcAACGAGGATGATATAAAGAAAATAGAGTTAAGTGCCAGTTAGATACCCTGACCTCGATGCAGCTTGAGTAACATGATTGCGGTGTGTACGAGTACGAGTGACAATCAAATCTATTTGGCAATAGCTACAGCTTATAATTGCATTATAAAGAGTTCAGAAAGAAGATACACGCGTATGTTTGCAGTTCTGATTACACATTGCATCATCAGAGCGTCGACAGGCGACCTAGACAaagtagaatatttttttgtctatATTAATGGGGTATTCCGGTTTTACCTATAAGCTTGAATTCCAGCATGATTAACAGCTGAATCCTAAATCCATGACGAAAGAACAACAAATACCAGATATGTCAGCATGGTCATAAACTCATAATGCCACAAACTGACCAAGGAATATCAGACTACAAGACTGCAAAACCTGACATctcaagaaaaatacaaattagaCTATAGTTCTGCCAAAATTTCCTAGCCCCCCCACTTCTCTGATGTGGAAAGCGGAAAACAGTTTAGATGAAGTTCATATTATGCTTACAGGGAAAAGAAACAAggatataaacaaattaagacACAAAGGGCATCAGTTTGCACCTATCTACAGGCAAAGCTGTCCCCAGATAATAGCAGCACAAAAATATCTTCTGatctcaataaaatataatagatatgCCCATGACAGAACATCCCATGGCTACCCAAGGGCTAAGGCGCTCACCTGAAAGGgggaaaacagagagagaaaatcaaCATATTAAATTACTAATATTTATGATCTATATATCTCAAATGAAGGGCGAACAAATGTTAAAACAACACATGCAATATAAGCTAACATTCAACTCCTTCATAAGACAAGATTGATACCCACATCAAAGttgtttctttaaaatttcatCACCGAATCGATTCATCCATTAGAAGGCAGGAAGTCGTCAAAATATAGATGAAGTTATCCACTGATCAAAGGATTTTGCACAAGAGTTAATCAAAAGTAGCGAAGCCAAAAATTAGAGTCAATCCCTCTGGCCCTCATttgtacttatatttatagtagcCTCAAGGTGGATTTTgcagagaaaaaaaggttACACTTTTCTTGGATAATGACATAGAGTTACGTGCAATATTATTGCTTTCGAACAAGAAGTATTTGATGTATGGTGTTATAATCATGGGTGTAAAGAATATAATACTACATATTCATGGATATGCTGTCATTaggaatttatttatgttcatGGATTTTCATGATTGAGTAACCTTATCTCTCTTCTTGTGCATGAGTTAAAAGAGGCACTCGGAAAAGTATCGGTATGGTGTGTATGTGTCTTccatgtaataaaaataaatcatgattgCTCTTGAAGTGTGGAAACCAGTTCACGGAAGTTTGTCACACTTGAAAAATAGGTATTTTACTGGAATTTTTGCAATAATTAGTTCAATCTTTCTAGTGTCAAAAACAATTCCTGGAACATaaattgtaatatatatgaatcacATATAATAGGACatcttcaaaattttagaggacAACTTGAACACAGGGCCACATGTAGATTTTTCATTAAGAATTACCTTCTCCCGTCCTTCCATTATCCTCATGATGATAtgctaaaatcaaataaactcCATGTTATGTATTCCGACAACTGTTATCTAACAACTAAGTCTACAAAGAAAGTTTCCATGCATGGGCTTAGCAATTCCCTAGCTAACGAACACAACTGTAACCCTTGCTTGGAGATTAAAAGTACATAATGCCTACTGCTTTTTATGCTTATGTGCAGCTTGTAGCCCTTGCCACCATTCTAATTCTAACTCAAGTACCAAGCACTATTGTAtgttacctataaattatatttaagatGACCACAAGCAAAGATTAACATGAAATTCTGAGTCCATCAAAGGAAGATTTGTGTAAAATAAGGTTAACATTTTGGTTGAGACGTAGACCAATCAAGATTCCAGATAACTTAATAATGATAGCTCTCATAAGAAGTagcattattatattttttttccaaaaaatgcTAGCTCTCACTTGTCATGCTAGCAATGtacatattttgatttttcatgtgAATTTACACTGTTTTGTTTCTTACCAACATAATGTACCATGAAGTTCCAGATTTACATGTTTCAGGTTTGCAAAATATGGTGCTAATACCAAAAGTCAGGAATCAtgaaagaataatttataaccCTATTTATCTACATTTCACTATAAGGACAAATATTATGCTATTTAtccagatttaaaatttaacttgcaTCTTTCAccatcatctttttgcttttgcttatgcttataggccaaaatttaaatttttaatcttaaatttagagttgattttggggggttttttcatcaaaatttatttttcagcctttgcttttagatcactaaaatcacatatataaaatttttcacaaattatttttcgattgCAAAGATGccaaaaagacaaacaatgaGGGCCTTTACATTCATTTTCCATTGTACTTCCGGTTACTACATTTGTTAGTATTTTCTGATACTGTAATTGCACATCTTtatgcaaacaaaaagaatGCAAGACAACTGAATACTAATATAGTAATACATCACTTTCAGAATGTGTGCACTGATGGAGCCGTGAATATAATTAGATTTTAGCTAGAATAAAGAATTTACAAAATAAGTACAAGGTTTACCTATCCTAGCAGCCTTCCAAAAGAAACCACGAAATCTGTGAACATGACAAAGGTAACATAATCAGAACAATATACACTTTTTTAGCATGGAAAATGCCAATGTGCAAGATtgtgaattaaaaaaacaaagtatttATGTGTTTAATATATCACTAGAAGTTGCCAATTAGGTGCATAACTTGGCAATATATAATCGTGCTATTCACAAAAGACATAGCCACATATGATCtgaaaacatagaaatatcTTTCATGACATCTAGTCAAAATCAATGATGTTCACTAACACCGTAGGACATATACGCATTTGCATCCCTTATTCCAACCCAATTCACGGCAAAGAATTTCTCGATAGGAGAGACTTCATGCCATGTTCGCCATTCCTAGTGGGAGTTTCATTCTCACTACATAGGATGCCATGtcaacattttttataattggtAATGatttaacattaaaatatCTATTCCACCCCCTGGGAATAGCCCGATAAAATATCACCTGCAAAACAATCACATAGGCAGATAGGGTATTTAACATTAAAAGTTCCTCTTGTGTTTTTGGCCCATTGTTTCGATCTATTCCACCCCAAAATTCAGCACAACATTTTCTTCAGGAGTTCAGTTCCTATGCTATTAACCCCATGAATCAAAGGCATGGATAACAAATTTCCAACGCAGGGATGACGCGAGAAGGGGATCGAGCACAAACAAAGGGATGcaccaagaacaagaaagcGAAAGAATCACGAACGCTAGCTCACCCTGTCCGGCggacgaggagggaggggaagtGCATCTTGAGGAAGGTACAGGTGCagatcagcagcagcacgacCGTGACGAAGGAGTGGAAGTTGAAGAGCGCAGACTGCATCCACCACCCAAGaacggcaccaccaccaccatcagaCCAAAAAGCAGGAGGAGCAAGAAAGGGGGAAGGTATCAGATTCTACCGGCTGGGCAGGAGAAGAGCCCCCCAAGATAAAGGACGGGAGGAGCAAGGATTTGGTGGTATTACCATCGGatccggcgaggaggaggccggcggcgggcggcgaggcgcgagTGATGggggtcggcgacggcgaggaacTGATCTAGGAGAGGAGGTGGGTCGCTTCGCCTCTTCTCTTCCCGTTGGGTTTAGATCGGACGGTGGATGCTGTGCCCATCGTGTTGTGTTGGCCATTGGCACTCCACAGTCCACACCACCTTTTGATGATGCAGTTTTCGAGTAAAGACGGCTTCGGCTCCGTCGcccattcttttattttttaaatcttttttaataagagCAACTTCAATAGTATATAGTATATAAGTAtagttaactattagattcaattcatatatagctaattaatagccaattcatataatagctagctacaaaacatatattaccaTGTCCCTTTTTcctta is part of the Oryza brachyantha chromosome 2, ObraRS2, whole genome shotgun sequence genome and encodes:
- the LOC107303588 gene encoding protein kish, giving the protein MANTTRWAQHPPSDLNPTGREEAKRPTSSPRSVPRRRRPPSLAPRRPPPASSSPDPMSALFNFHSFVTVVLLLICTCTFLKMHFPSLLVRRTGFRGFFWKAARIGERLSPWVAMGCSVMGISIIFY